The following coding sequences lie in one Duffyella gerundensis genomic window:
- a CDS encoding Hsp70 family protein, with the protein MNSRRIQGVRMAARQVAGIDLGTTNSAVAVWQDGKSQLIANKQGALLTPSVVGLDDQGNLITGQLALARLSTHPHLTQASFKRFMGTEATLRLGTQTFRAEELSAILLRQLKEDAERWLGQPIVDAVITVPAYFNDVQRRAVKTAGTLAGLNVLRLLNEPTAASLAFGLLENREQKYLTFDLGGGTFDVSIIDMFEGVIEVRASSGDVQLGGDDFSEAICQWMLNQQPEFKAALPAVKPLLLEEAGRLKCLLSSVPEATAELYWQEKTWRWTMSEEALAHCCQPLIARLQQPVMQALHDARFALHDLDHVLLVGGATRMPLVRQAVARLFGRFPRHDLHPDEAVALGAGVQAGMVMQDAAVEDIILTDVMPFSLGVETVKESYGKQEEGFFLPLIERNTWLPVSKNKILYTVADNQTHVLLKIYQGEGRRITDNVYLGEMNIDIPPRPRGEVALDVRFTYTLDGLLEVTCQHSDSPSAVSMVIEKVPGQMSAEQIAQSLQKLNDLKRHPRDRQENRELLLHGSRLFAFLLGEERAWIDNVMSVFEQALESQDERRIADVRQKVEEALAQFEERAPR; encoded by the coding sequence ATGAACAGCCGTCGCATTCAGGGAGTACGCATGGCAGCCAGGCAGGTAGCAGGAATCGATCTCGGTACCACCAACAGCGCGGTGGCAGTGTGGCAGGATGGCAAATCGCAGCTGATTGCCAACAAACAGGGTGCGCTGTTAACGCCGTCGGTGGTCGGGCTGGACGATCAGGGTAACCTGATCACCGGCCAGCTGGCGCTAGCCCGTCTTAGTACCCATCCGCATCTCACGCAGGCAAGCTTTAAACGCTTTATGGGCACCGAAGCCACGCTCAGGCTGGGAACGCAAACCTTTCGCGCCGAAGAACTCTCCGCCATTTTATTGCGTCAGCTAAAAGAAGATGCCGAGCGCTGGCTTGGTCAGCCGATTGTTGATGCGGTGATTACCGTACCGGCGTACTTCAACGACGTACAACGGCGCGCGGTGAAAACCGCCGGTACGCTGGCCGGTCTTAACGTGCTGCGCCTGCTGAACGAACCTACCGCGGCCTCGCTGGCGTTTGGTCTGCTGGAAAACCGCGAGCAAAAATACCTGACCTTTGATTTAGGCGGCGGCACCTTTGATGTTTCGATCATCGACATGTTTGAAGGCGTGATCGAAGTGCGTGCCAGCAGCGGCGATGTCCAGCTTGGTGGTGACGATTTCAGTGAAGCGATCTGTCAGTGGATGCTCAATCAACAGCCGGAGTTTAAAGCCGCGCTGCCCGCCGTGAAACCGCTGCTGCTGGAAGAGGCTGGCCGACTGAAATGCCTGCTGAGCAGCGTGCCGGAAGCCACTGCCGAGCTGTACTGGCAGGAGAAAACCTGGCGCTGGACGATGAGTGAAGAGGCGCTTGCCCACTGTTGCCAGCCGCTGATCGCCCGCTTGCAGCAGCCGGTGATGCAGGCGCTCCACGACGCACGCTTTGCCCTGCACGATCTCGATCATGTGCTGCTGGTCGGCGGCGCAACGCGCATGCCGCTGGTACGTCAGGCGGTAGCACGGCTGTTTGGTCGCTTTCCGCGGCACGATCTGCATCCCGATGAAGCCGTGGCGCTCGGGGCGGGCGTGCAGGCGGGCATGGTGATGCAGGACGCCGCGGTGGAAGATATCATCCTCACCGACGTCATGCCGTTTTCGCTCGGCGTGGAAACGGTCAAGGAAAGCTATGGCAAACAGGAAGAGGGGTTTTTCCTGCCGCTGATTGAGCGCAACACCTGGCTGCCGGTGAGTAAAAATAAAATACTGTATACCGTTGCCGACAATCAAACCCACGTGCTGCTGAAAATTTATCAGGGCGAAGGGCGCCGGATTACCGATAACGTCTATCTCGGCGAGATGAATATCGACATCCCGCCGCGCCCACGCGGTGAGGTTGCCCTTGACGTGCGTTTTACCTATACGCTGGATGGCCTGCTGGAAGTGACCTGTCAGCATAGTGACAGCCCGAGCGCGGTCAGTATGGTGATTGAAAAAGTACCGGGACAGATGAGTGCCGAGCAGATCGCGCAGAGCCTGCAAAAGCTCAACGACCTGAAGCGTCATCCGCGCGATCGTCAGGAGAACCGTGAACTGTTGCTGCACGGCTCGCGGCTGTTCGCCTTTCTGCTGGGCGAAGAGCGCGCGTGGATAGATAACGTGATGAGCGTATTTGAACAGGCGCTGGAGAGCCAGGATGAGCGGCGGATCGCTGACGTTCGGCAGAAGGTGGAAGAGGCGCTGGCACAGTTCGAAGAGAGGGCGCCACGATGA
- a CDS encoding ArsR/SmtB family transcription factor, translating to MTPENAIKLLANPTRVAVLKWLKNPAESFAGYSQLYDFDVYGVCASLIQDKAGLSQPATSLCLKALHDAGLVEASKVGKWTYYRRCEARMQETMASVTRCLQEL from the coding sequence ATGACACCTGAAAATGCCATAAAGCTGTTGGCAAACCCAACGCGCGTGGCGGTATTGAAGTGGCTGAAAAACCCGGCGGAGTCGTTCGCTGGCTACAGCCAGCTGTACGATTTTGACGTTTACGGCGTGTGTGCCAGCCTGATTCAGGATAAGGCGGGCTTGTCACAGCCCGCCACCTCGCTTTGCCTGAAGGCGCTGCACGATGCCGGGCTGGTTGAGGCGAGCAAAGTGGGCAAGTGGACTTACTATCGCCGCTGCGAAGCGCGTATGCAGGAAACCATGGCTTCCGTGACGCGCTGTTTACAGGAGCTGTGA
- a CDS encoding SDR family NAD(P)-dependent oxidoreductase, which yields MGKLTGKVVVITGANSGIGLASAKRFAGEGARLFLTGRRASELEQAVSDVGHGATGIVGDVSKLADLDRLFETVRQQAGQIDVLFANAGGGDFAALADITEAHYDRIFDTNVKGTLFTVQKALPLLKDGGSIILTGSTSATTGVPAFSVYSASKAALRNFARAWILDLAPRKIRVNVLVPGATATPGWHGLSSDAAMNQQMVRAVEQSTPLARLAEPSEVAAAALFLASDDSSFVNGSELFVDGGAAQI from the coding sequence ATGGGTAAGCTGACAGGAAAAGTTGTGGTTATTACCGGCGCCAATAGCGGCATCGGTCTCGCATCGGCTAAACGCTTTGCGGGGGAGGGCGCACGGCTGTTTCTCACCGGGCGTCGCGCCAGTGAACTTGAGCAGGCGGTAAGCGACGTCGGGCACGGCGCAACCGGCATCGTCGGTGACGTATCAAAGCTGGCGGATCTCGATCGGCTGTTTGAAACCGTTCGCCAGCAGGCCGGGCAGATTGATGTGCTGTTTGCCAATGCCGGCGGCGGTGACTTTGCCGCGCTGGCGGATATCACCGAAGCGCATTACGACCGCATATTTGATACCAACGTCAAGGGCACGCTGTTCACCGTACAAAAAGCGCTGCCGTTGTTGAAGGATGGCGGTTCCATCATCCTGACCGGCTCAACCAGCGCCACCACCGGCGTGCCTGCATTCAGCGTTTACAGCGCCAGTAAAGCGGCATTACGCAACTTTGCTCGCGCCTGGATTCTGGATCTGGCTCCGCGCAAAATTCGCGTTAACGTGCTGGTGCCCGGCGCGACCGCTACGCCAGGCTGGCACGGTTTGTCCTCAGATGCAGCGATGAACCAGCAGATGGTGCGCGCGGTAGAACAGAGCACGCCGTTGGCCCGACTGGCAGAACCGTCTGAAGTCGCCGCCGCCGCGCTGTTTCTGGCTTCTGATGACAGCAGCTTTGTTAACGGCAGTGAGCTGTTCGTCGACGGCGGCGCGGCGCAGATATGA
- a CDS encoding diguanylate phosphodiesterase translates to MLSTIIYRSCPEQGMDADSLNKIVAHSRHKNERVSVTGILLYDGTHFFQVLEGPVDAVNRVFDRISGDARHYQIVEIMRDYAPSRRFGKLGMETVDLRDYPQENLLLALLQKSTINTQFGYDDRVLKFIKAFIAGRWRHTLVPQQQIVATRFITEEVTFKLADDASHQPCQFAMQPIIDAVDKQVVALEALIRSPQGGSPEAFFAALSGEQLYTTDLQSKRYAFELAKKIDLGRTSISVNLLPMSLITVPNAVEFLLDEIARCGLVPQQVIIEITESEMISRFDEFEIVIRRLKSAGLVLAIDDFGAGYAGLSLLARFQPDRIKIDRAIISNVHKSEARQAIVRAIIECCSSLEIEIIAEGVEQPEEWHWLDAVGIRYFQGFLFAKPQLNGVGKVTYPLESSMQ, encoded by the coding sequence ATGCTTTCGACAATAATTTACCGTAGCTGCCCGGAGCAGGGCATGGATGCCGACAGCCTGAACAAGATTGTGGCGCACTCCCGCCATAAAAACGAACGCGTCAGCGTCACCGGTATTCTGCTCTATGACGGCACGCATTTTTTCCAGGTGCTGGAAGGGCCGGTTGACGCGGTAAACCGGGTATTTGATCGCATCAGCGGTGATGCTCGTCATTACCAGATTGTTGAAATCATGCGTGATTATGCCCCGAGCCGCCGCTTCGGCAAGCTCGGCATGGAAACCGTCGATCTGCGCGATTATCCGCAAGAGAACCTGCTGCTGGCGCTGCTGCAAAAAAGCACCATCAATACGCAGTTTGGTTATGACGATCGGGTGCTGAAATTCATCAAGGCGTTTATTGCGGGTCGCTGGCGTCATACGCTGGTGCCACAACAACAGATCGTGGCAACCCGTTTTATTACCGAAGAGGTGACATTTAAGCTCGCCGACGACGCCTCGCATCAGCCCTGCCAGTTTGCCATGCAACCGATTATCGATGCGGTGGATAAACAGGTGGTGGCGCTGGAAGCGTTGATTCGCTCGCCGCAGGGCGGTTCGCCGGAAGCCTTCTTTGCCGCGCTCTCCGGTGAGCAGCTCTATACAACCGATCTGCAATCCAAGCGCTACGCCTTTGAACTGGCGAAGAAAATCGATTTGGGACGCACGTCGATTTCAGTGAATTTGCTGCCGATGTCGCTGATCACCGTGCCCAATGCGGTGGAATTTCTGCTGGATGAGATTGCGCGCTGTGGGCTGGTGCCGCAGCAGGTGATCATTGAGATCACCGAAAGCGAAATGATCTCCCGTTTCGACGAGTTTGAGATTGTGATCCGTCGGCTAAAATCCGCCGGGCTGGTGCTGGCGATTGACGACTTTGGTGCCGGTTATGCCGGGCTGTCACTGCTGGCGCGCTTTCAGCCCGATCGCATTAAAATCGATCGTGCCATCATCAGCAACGTGCATAAAAGTGAGGCGCGACAGGCGATAGTGCGGGCGATCATCGAATGCTGCTCGTCGCTGGAAATTGAGATCATTGCGGAAGGGGTGGAGCAGCCGGAAGAGTGGCACTGGCTTGATGCGGTGGGTATTCGCTACTTTCAGGGCTTTCTGTTTGCCAAACCGCAGCTCAACGGCGTAGGTAAAGTCACCTATCCGCTGGAAAGCTCAATGCAATAA
- a CDS encoding autotransporter outer membrane beta-barrel domain-containing protein, translating to MIWQQTRFKQAQDHQSSVAFGNVSGLTGRVGLRAKWHVETGSGSFVEPFVSLNYWQDWEGKATTVYDDLDRAPLASSGGRVSADAGVTTGLTQALKLYGNLGYQTSTSTSGLQDRDSYQAAVGLRYSF from the coding sequence CTGATTTGGCAGCAGACTCGCTTTAAGCAGGCGCAGGATCATCAGAGCAGCGTGGCGTTCGGCAACGTTTCTGGCCTGACCGGCCGTGTGGGTTTGCGTGCGAAGTGGCACGTTGAGACCGGTTCTGGCAGTTTTGTCGAGCCGTTCGTCAGTCTGAACTACTGGCAGGACTGGGAAGGCAAAGCGACAACGGTGTATGACGATCTTGACCGCGCACCGCTGGCGTCCTCGGGCGGTAGAGTCAGCGCCGATGCTGGTGTGACGACCGGTCTGACGCAGGCTCTGAAGCTGTACGGTAACCTGGGTTATCAGACCAGCACGTCAACCTCTGGCCTGCAGGATCGCGACAGCTATCAGGCTGCGGTCGGCCTGCGGTATAGCTTCTGA
- a CDS encoding (S)-acetoin forming diacetyl reductase, with protein MKTKVALVTGAGQGIGRAIALRLAKDGFAVAVTDYNATTAEQVAAEINGAGGKALALQLNVASREQVFAAVEQTREKLGGFDVIVNNAGIAPSTPIDEITEEVIDNVYNINVKGVIWGIQAAVKAFKAQGQGGKIINACSQAGHVGNPELAVYSSSKFAVRGLTQTAARDLAPAGITVNAYCPGIVKTPMWEEIDRQISSAAGKAPGYGTQEFAKRITLGRLSEPEDVAACVAYLASPDSDYMTGQSLLIDGGMVFN; from the coding sequence ATGAAAACCAAAGTTGCACTTGTCACTGGCGCAGGCCAGGGAATTGGACGGGCGATTGCCCTGCGTCTGGCAAAGGATGGTTTTGCCGTGGCGGTCACCGATTACAACGCCACCACCGCAGAGCAGGTCGCGGCGGAAATCAACGGCGCCGGTGGCAAAGCGCTGGCGTTACAGCTTAACGTCGCCAGCCGTGAACAGGTGTTTGCCGCTGTAGAACAGACGCGCGAGAAACTGGGCGGCTTTGACGTGATCGTGAATAACGCGGGCATTGCGCCGTCAACACCTATCGACGAAATCACCGAAGAGGTTATCGATAATGTCTACAACATCAACGTGAAAGGGGTGATTTGGGGCATTCAGGCTGCGGTTAAGGCATTCAAAGCGCAGGGTCAGGGCGGTAAAATCATTAACGCCTGTTCGCAAGCGGGCCACGTCGGCAATCCAGAACTGGCGGTCTACAGCTCCAGTAAATTCGCGGTGCGCGGCTTAACCCAGACCGCCGCCCGGGATTTGGCACCGGCGGGCATCACTGTTAACGCTTACTGTCCAGGCATTGTAAAAACGCCGATGTGGGAAGAGATCGATCGGCAGATTTCCAGCGCCGCGGGCAAAGCGCCAGGCTACGGTACGCAAGAGTTCGCCAAACGCATCACGCTGGGACGGCTCTCCGAACCGGAAGACGTTGCCGCCTGCGTGGCCTATCTGGCCAGCCCCGATTCCGATTACATGACCGGCCAGTCGCTGCTGATCGATGGCGGCATGGTATTTAACTAA
- a CDS encoding winged helix-turn-helix transcriptional regulator: protein MEPVCGLDVALRYIGGKWKPILLFHLQYGPRRFGELKRLAEGISEKVLIQQLRDLTQDGILTRHDFQEVPPRVEYTITDFGRTLARALQPLCEWGNANRASMPAALDRRAGKG from the coding sequence ATGGAACCTGTTTGTGGCCTCGACGTGGCACTGCGTTATATCGGGGGTAAGTGGAAGCCGATCCTGCTGTTTCATCTGCAATATGGCCCGCGCCGCTTTGGCGAGCTGAAGCGTCTGGCGGAAGGGATCAGTGAAAAGGTGCTGATTCAACAGCTGCGCGATCTCACGCAGGATGGCATTTTGACCCGGCATGATTTTCAGGAGGTGCCGCCGCGAGTGGAATATACGATTACCGATTTTGGCCGCACGCTGGCGCGGGCGTTGCAGCCGCTTTGCGAATGGGGAAATGCTAATCGAGCCAGCATGCCCGCGGCGCTGGATCGGCGTGCGGGCAAGGGCTAG
- a CDS encoding alkene reductase: protein MSAPSLFSPLALGELTLRNRIALPPLTRCRSEQPGNIPGDLMVEYYRQRASAGFMVTEGTQIEPRGQGYAWTPGIHSAEQIAGWKNVTDAVHQAGGTLFCQLWHVGRVSHSALQPDNQPPVAPSAVAATGVRVFIETGPAEGILTAPEMPRALSTEEVKAIVELYRTAAENAKAAGFDGVELHAANGYLINQFISEHTNLRTDEYGGSLENRLRFLKEIVEAVSAVFGSQRVGVRFAPLFTSTDEERVYLGLVESDPHHTYITAAKLLDTLRIGYLSIAEADWDNSPDMPEDFRADLRRTFSATIMYAGRYTPQKAQTMLEKGWGDLFGFGRSFIANPDLPARIAAGHPLNEADSASLYGGNHKGYTDYPYYSS, encoded by the coding sequence ATGTCTGCACCTTCTCTGTTCTCTCCTCTCGCGCTCGGCGAGCTGACGTTACGCAACCGAATCGCCCTGCCACCGCTGACCCGCTGTCGCAGTGAGCAGCCGGGTAACATACCTGGCGATCTGATGGTGGAATATTATCGCCAGCGCGCCAGCGCCGGTTTTATGGTCACCGAAGGCACGCAGATTGAGCCACGCGGTCAGGGCTACGCCTGGACACCGGGCATTCACAGCGCCGAACAGATTGCGGGCTGGAAGAACGTCACCGACGCGGTGCATCAGGCGGGCGGCACGCTGTTTTGTCAGCTGTGGCACGTAGGCCGCGTCTCGCATAGCGCGCTGCAACCCGACAACCAGCCGCCGGTAGCACCTTCTGCCGTAGCGGCAACCGGCGTGCGCGTGTTTATCGAAACCGGACCGGCAGAAGGCATTCTGACCGCGCCAGAGATGCCGCGCGCCCTGAGCACGGAGGAAGTGAAAGCGATTGTTGAGCTTTATCGCACCGCGGCAGAAAATGCCAAAGCGGCAGGCTTCGACGGCGTTGAGCTGCACGCGGCCAACGGTTATCTGATCAATCAGTTCATCTCTGAGCACACCAACCTGCGCACCGATGAATATGGCGGCTCGCTGGAAAACCGTCTGCGTTTCCTGAAAGAGATCGTTGAAGCGGTCAGCGCGGTGTTTGGCAGCCAGCGCGTCGGCGTGCGTTTTGCGCCGCTGTTTACCAGCACCGATGAAGAGCGCGTTTATCTTGGCCTGGTAGAAAGCGATCCGCATCACACCTACATCACCGCCGCTAAACTGCTGGATACGCTGCGTATCGGCTATCTTTCCATTGCTGAAGCGGACTGGGATAACAGCCCGGATATGCCGGAAGATTTCCGCGCCGATCTGCGCCGCACCTTTAGCGCCACCATCATGTATGCCGGTCGCTATACGCCACAGAAAGCGCAGACGATGCTGGAAAAAGGCTGGGGCGATCTGTTTGGTTTTGGACGCAGCTTTATTGCCAACCCCGATCTGCCAGCACGCATTGCAGCAGGACATCCGCTGAACGAGGCGGATAGCGCATCGCTGTATGGCGGCAACCATAAGGGATATACTGACTACCCTTATTATTCATCCTGA
- a CDS encoding esterase, with the protein MKTRYRLLCVATSLWSCSLMALPLPVKPPETLAPKNYISQVNSDRTITWRLWAPSAKAVEVVTGSTPDSYVSHPMQKDAQGIWHFTSTPQTPDLYEYFFNVDGFRTLDTGTAQAKPQRQINTSLILVPGSLLDERNMPHGEIHMLTWHSAVLNRERQLAVWVPPGAEKSRTPLPVLYYYHGFGDTALSAINQGRVPQIMDNLLAEKKINPMLVVIPDTETDIADAIPENFAPGERRKVFYPRNADAADKELIQEIMPKIAARYNVRSDAEGQALAGLSQGGYQALVSGMRHLDRFAWLGVFSGVTTATVPDAQVAARLANPEAINQQLKLFTLVVGDKDVTTGNDVKVLKAQLDKGGVKTDWHSYPQLGHEMGVWRPAYIDFVQKLFR; encoded by the coding sequence ATGAAAACGCGTTATCGCCTGCTCTGTGTGGCCACCAGCTTGTGGAGCTGTTCGCTTATGGCGTTGCCTCTGCCGGTCAAACCGCCGGAAACGTTGGCACCTAAAAATTACATCTCGCAGGTTAACAGCGATCGCACCATTACCTGGCGGCTCTGGGCACCGTCGGCGAAGGCGGTGGAGGTGGTAACCGGCTCAACGCCCGACAGCTACGTCTCTCATCCCATGCAGAAAGATGCGCAGGGCATCTGGCATTTTACCAGCACGCCACAGACGCCCGATCTCTATGAATATTTTTTCAACGTCGATGGCTTCCGTACACTGGATACCGGCACTGCGCAGGCTAAACCACAGCGTCAGATCAATACCAGCCTGATTCTGGTGCCTGGCAGCCTGCTGGATGAGCGCAACATGCCGCACGGGGAAATTCATATGCTCACCTGGCACTCCGCGGTGCTGAATCGCGAACGTCAGCTGGCGGTTTGGGTGCCGCCGGGCGCAGAAAAAAGCCGTACGCCGCTGCCGGTGCTCTATTACTATCACGGCTTTGGCGACACCGCGCTGTCGGCAATAAATCAGGGACGCGTGCCGCAAATCATGGATAACCTGCTGGCCGAGAAGAAGATCAACCCGATGCTGGTGGTGATCCCGGATACCGAAACCGATATTGCCGATGCGATTCCGGAGAATTTTGCCCCTGGCGAACGCCGCAAGGTGTTTTATCCGCGCAACGCCGATGCGGCGGATAAAGAGTTAATTCAGGAGATCATGCCGAAGATCGCGGCGCGCTATAACGTGCGCAGCGATGCGGAAGGTCAGGCGCTGGCGGGATTGTCGCAGGGTGGCTATCAGGCGCTGGTTAGCGGCATGCGCCACCTCGATCGCTTCGCCTGGCTGGGCGTATTCAGCGGTGTTACCACAGCAACGGTGCCCGACGCGCAGGTGGCCGCCCGACTGGCTAACCCCGAGGCGATCAATCAGCAGCTGAAGCTGTTTACGCTGGTGGTCGGCGATAAAGATGTCACCACCGGTAACGACGTGAAGGTGTTAAAAGCGCAGCTCGACAAAGGTGGGGTGAAAACCGACTGGCACAGCTATCCGCAGTTGGGGCACGAAATGGGCGTCTGGCGTCCGGCTTACATCGATTTTGTGCAGAAGCTGTTCCGTTAA
- a CDS encoding J domain-containing protein yields the protein MNGWQVLGIEPTSDESLIRRAYARLLKVHRPDSDPQGYQQLREAFDWAKNHAGAAEAEPYTQLQPVAELQDSAIDWPEEIAEPHDESSHTVPQSYAFSVMPLYSEQEIAELATALVEKSAQNFPALQRLHQRVSEEGNLLQQQQFHQDLAASLAEQPGLQDWLVEQVSERLGWQLESYNSGHLIPETLQRALDERVRATEAEKAWQKLMAEQRHAGGQSGLALKLLCSDRAAAPFWIRLVPGLLDKMSQQVNQLWSTFPDLIDRLNPAMLDFLRERPRALNWQGVFLLVFWGVVLKWALPQGGLLSPIGLAISGVVIYSLWLYDLMLSSLRRSWLMKLLLVLDSLFCSLLLLALFVGVLMLASSVAPPKGESIGGLLPVFIIAIELLVLWSVWSKAVPGLRRPGVAVARLLSSPWRLLKVLDFETIGFVLVSVYSMFCTVLLNKLLNQLLAFIAWLP from the coding sequence ATGAATGGCTGGCAGGTGCTGGGCATTGAACCCACCTCCGATGAATCGCTGATCCGCCGCGCCTATGCGCGCCTGTTGAAAGTACATCGACCGGACAGCGATCCCCAGGGTTATCAACAGCTGCGTGAGGCGTTTGACTGGGCAAAAAATCATGCCGGTGCGGCTGAGGCCGAACCCTATACTCAGCTGCAGCCTGTCGCCGAATTGCAGGATAGTGCGATCGACTGGCCGGAAGAGATCGCCGAACCGCACGATGAGTCGTCGCATACCGTGCCGCAGAGTTACGCGTTTTCCGTCATGCCGCTCTACAGCGAGCAAGAGATCGCCGAACTGGCCACCGCCCTGGTGGAAAAGAGCGCGCAGAATTTTCCTGCGCTGCAGAGGTTGCATCAGCGCGTGAGCGAGGAAGGCAATCTGCTGCAGCAACAGCAGTTTCATCAGGATCTGGCGGCGTCGCTGGCAGAACAGCCAGGGCTGCAGGACTGGCTGGTGGAACAGGTCAGCGAACGACTTGGCTGGCAGCTGGAGAGCTATAACAGCGGTCATCTGATACCCGAGACGTTACAGAGGGCACTGGATGAACGCGTGCGCGCCACCGAAGCGGAAAAAGCCTGGCAAAAGCTGATGGCCGAGCAGCGTCACGCCGGTGGACAGAGCGGCCTGGCGCTGAAACTACTGTGCAGCGATCGCGCCGCCGCGCCGTTCTGGATCAGGCTGGTGCCGGGCTTGCTCGATAAGATGTCGCAGCAGGTTAACCAACTGTGGTCGACGTTCCCTGATCTGATAGATCGCCTGAATCCCGCCATGCTCGATTTTTTGCGGGAGCGGCCTCGCGCCCTGAACTGGCAAGGGGTGTTTTTACTGGTATTCTGGGGCGTGGTGCTGAAGTGGGCATTGCCGCAGGGCGGTCTGCTGTCGCCCATTGGCCTGGCCATCAGCGGCGTGGTGATTTACTCCCTCTGGCTTTATGACCTGATGCTGTCAAGCCTGCGGCGATCCTGGTTGATGAAGCTGCTTTTAGTGTTGGATTCGCTGTTCTGTTCGCTGCTGCTGCTGGCACTTTTTGTGGGTGTGCTAATGCTTGCCAGCAGTGTTGCGCCGCCTAAAGGCGAAAGTATTGGTGGCTTATTGCCGGTGTTTATCATTGCGATTGAATTGCTGGTGCTGTGGTCTGTCTGGTCAAAGGCGGTTCCCGGCCTGCGTCGTCCCGGCGTAGCGGTGGCGCGCTTGCTGTCCAGCCCGTGGCGGCTGTTGAAGGTATTGGATTTTGAAACTATCGGCTTTGTGCTGGTAAGTGTGTACTCAATGTTCTGTACCGTGCTGTTGAACAAGCTGCTGAATCAGCTGCTGGCATTTATCGCCTGGTTGCCCTAA